From the genome of Chelonia mydas isolate rCheMyd1 chromosome 2, rCheMyd1.pri.v2, whole genome shotgun sequence, one region includes:
- the TFPI2 gene encoding tissue factor pathway inhibitor 2 isoform X1, with translation MSSPASLRSRLALGSLLLLLGQVPGAPQAPAAPNQEVCLLPPKEGPCRALIPRWYYDRYTQTCQEFTYGGCYGNANNFRSLESCEKSCWMIRKVPKICRLEAAPGPCRGYLRRYFFNLSSMKCEKFIYGGCYQNDNNFRDEASCLDSCLPEKTGPLLCYSPKDEGLCSSSVTRYYYNSKSQSCEEFSYTGCGGNANNFVSKKDCYNICKKAGSKKPNIKKSRNKLPKTTRKLEKKSNQSNLMF, from the exons ATGAGCTCGCCCGCCAGCCTCCGGAGCCGCTTAGCTCTGGGCtcgctgctgcttctgctggggcAGGTTCCGGGCGCTCCCCAGGCGCCAGCAG CCCCAAATCAAGAGGTCTGCCTGCTGCCCCCGAAGGAAGGCCCCTGCCGGGCTCTCATCCCGAGATGGTACTACGACAGGTACACCCAGACATGCCAGGAGTTCACTTATGGGGGCTGCTACGGCAATGCCAACAACTTCAGAAGCTTGGAAAGCTGTGAGAAAAGCTGCTGGATGATCCGGA AAGTGCCCAAAATATGCAGACTGGAGGCTGCTCCAGGACCATGTAGAGGTTACCTAAGAAGATATTTCTTCAACCTGAGTTCAATGAAGTGTGAGAAATTTATCTATGGTGGATGCTATCAAAATGATAACAACTTCAGAGATGAAGCTTCTTGTCTGGACTCCTGTTTGCCTGAGAAAA ctggccCCTTATTATGCTATAGCCCAAAAGATGAAGGATTGTGTTCATCTTCTGTGACCCGCTATTACTACAACTCAAAAAGTCAATCATGTGAAGAGTTCAGCTATACAGGTTGTGGTGGAAATGCCAATAACTTTGTTAGCAAAAAAGATTGTTATAATATCTGCAAGAAag CAGGGAGTAAGAAACCAAATATCAAGAAGTCAAGAAATAAACTTCCCAAGACTACGAGAAAACTAGAGAAAAAATCTAATCAATCTAACCTAATGTTTTAA
- the TFPI2 gene encoding tissue factor pathway inhibitor 2 isoform X2 yields the protein MSSPASLRSRLALGSLLLLLGQVPGAPQAPAAPNQEVCLLPPKEGPCRALIPRWYYDRYTQTCQEFTYGGCYGNANNFRSLESCEKSCWMIRKVPKICRLEAAPGPCRGYLRRYFFNLSSMKCEKFIYGGCYQNDNNFRDEASCLDSCLPEKTGPLLCYSPKDEGLCSSSVTRYYYNSKSQSCEEFSYTGCGGNANNFVSKKDCYNICKKGSKKPNIKKSRNKLPKTTRKLEKKSNQSNLMF from the exons ATGAGCTCGCCCGCCAGCCTCCGGAGCCGCTTAGCTCTGGGCtcgctgctgcttctgctggggcAGGTTCCGGGCGCTCCCCAGGCGCCAGCAG CCCCAAATCAAGAGGTCTGCCTGCTGCCCCCGAAGGAAGGCCCCTGCCGGGCTCTCATCCCGAGATGGTACTACGACAGGTACACCCAGACATGCCAGGAGTTCACTTATGGGGGCTGCTACGGCAATGCCAACAACTTCAGAAGCTTGGAAAGCTGTGAGAAAAGCTGCTGGATGATCCGGA AAGTGCCCAAAATATGCAGACTGGAGGCTGCTCCAGGACCATGTAGAGGTTACCTAAGAAGATATTTCTTCAACCTGAGTTCAATGAAGTGTGAGAAATTTATCTATGGTGGATGCTATCAAAATGATAACAACTTCAGAGATGAAGCTTCTTGTCTGGACTCCTGTTTGCCTGAGAAAA ctggccCCTTATTATGCTATAGCCCAAAAGATGAAGGATTGTGTTCATCTTCTGTGACCCGCTATTACTACAACTCAAAAAGTCAATCATGTGAAGAGTTCAGCTATACAGGTTGTGGTGGAAATGCCAATAACTTTGTTAGCAAAAAAGATTGTTATAATATCTGCAAGAAag GGAGTAAGAAACCAAATATCAAGAAGTCAAGAAATAAACTTCCCAAGACTACGAGAAAACTAGAGAAAAAATCTAATCAATCTAACCTAATGTTTTAA